The genomic segment TCACGAGCGTCTTTTAACATGGCGTCGCGTTCAGCTCTTGCTTCTTGAAGAATACGTTGGTTATCTGCTTGTAAATTTTGCATTTCGTTACGTGCGTTTTCAGCTGATTCCAAAGCATTTTTAATACCTTGTTCTCTTTCGTTAACCGCATCTAAAATAGGCTTCCAAGCGAATTTTTTTAATAAGAATATTAATCCGACAAAAATGACTACTTGCCAAATAAATAAACCAAACGAAAAATCATTAATTAACTTCTCCATTATATGTAATTATAAAATTGTAAACTTTTTTTTAATTGCTTGTAGCAATTGAATCTGTTTTAATTTTTAAAAACAATAGTTACAACCAACCGTTGTAACTACTGTTTTGTGTTTTAATTAAGCAGCGAATAACGCAGCGAAACCAATACCTTCAATAAGTGCAGCTGCAATAAGCATAGCTGTTTGGATTTTTCCTGAAGCTTCTGGTTGACGAGCAATAGCGTCCATTGCTGAACCACCAATTTTACCAATACCTAAACCTGCTCCGATAACAATTAATCCTGCTCCTACAATAGTTGGAATTTGCATAATATATATATTAAAAATTAAACATTCTTATTTATGGTTTAACTAGGTTAGTTGTTTATGAGGTTAAACTATTAAACAATCAACCATTAAACTTAATTAGTGATGCGCCTCCTCGTGGTGGTGCTCTTCATTTCCTGCACCAAAATACAAAGCAGACAACATCGTGAAAATATACGCTTGTAAAAACGCTACTAATATTTCAAGGATAGAAAGTGCAAATGCCAATCCAAATGACAAGGTGCTTCCAATCCAGCTTTTAAAAATAAACATCAAACCAATAATACTCATTAATACAACGTGTCCTGCCAATATATTAGCATACAAACGAATCATTAATGAAAATGGTTTAATAACTGTCCCCAACAATTCAATTGGTGCCAAAATAAATTTCATTGGTGTAGGCACTCCTGGCATCCAGAAAATGTGTCCCCAATAATTTTTGTTAGCAGAAAAAGTAGTAATCAAATACGTCATTAATGCTAAAGA from the Flavobacterium ammonificans genome contains:
- a CDS encoding F0F1 ATP synthase subunit B, with product MEKLINDFSFGLFIWQVVIFVGLIFLLKKFAWKPILDAVNEREQGIKNALESAENARNEMQNLQADNQRILQEARAERDAMLKDAREMKEKMVADAKSEAQEQGQKMIDQAKAAIESEKNAAMADLKAQVATLSLSIAEKVLKDELSNKESQTKLVEKMLGDVKLN
- the atpE gene encoding ATP synthase F0 subunit C, whose amino-acid sequence is MQIPTIVGAGLIVIGAGLGIGKIGGSAMDAIARQPEASGKIQTAMLIAAALIEGIGFAALFAA